A DNA window from Hordeum vulgare subsp. vulgare chromosome 1H, MorexV3_pseudomolecules_assembly, whole genome shotgun sequence contains the following coding sequences:
- the LOC123451766 gene encoding protein RADIALIS-like 3, with the protein MASLSMSTAGRAGWTPKQNKLFEQALAVHDRDTPDRWHNVARAVGSGKSADDVKRYYELLVHDITNIEAGKVPFPAYRPPCPGPNVGYEADRLKHLKI; encoded by the exons ATGGCGTCGTTGTCCATGAGCACGGCCGGGAGGGCGGGGTGGACGCCAAAACAGAACAAGCTATTCGAGCAAGCGCTGGCAGTGCACGACAGGGACACGCCTGACCGCTGGCACAACGTTGCCCGCGCCGTTGGCAGCGGCAAGTCAGCTGATGACGTCAAGCGCTACTATGAGCTGCTCGTCCACGACATCACCAACATCGAGGCCGGCAAGGTGCCCTTCCCCGCCTACCGCCCCCCTTGCCCCGGCCCCAACGTTGGCTACGAGGCTGACAG GCTGAAGCACCTGAAGATCTAG